One genomic window of Bactrocera dorsalis isolate Fly_Bdor chromosome 4, ASM2337382v1, whole genome shotgun sequence includes the following:
- the LOC105232057 gene encoding uncharacterized protein LOC105232057 isoform X3: MEATAATRQFAHFVDFLEHSRAVHGPTVRRSALSIVAEDTLISARGSVSHLSAHSCASPTLTGSSLSNNVSDSHFDLNALKRQCLLDVIGLLNKCFCIWHRPSRECMPRSERLHAYQLLLLKLREHMPFVTFRDARSIVQQIIHIYLRHLRLDETDEAALKDRVDEDADDWRLSRQLRAMKSKAVLDKLTFLRGCDEKDVEELVPDKLCTFCNIGFQNTETLWTHMVSAHLPSARKLQRNSYITADTLHSESTMDTVCSSGRRSHLSHDTETESQTVSEPTNLRRSRRRGIFRNRQRVRPKNQLRQRPQSARHARSDVDSVSVKTKSSSSHLPDYSDQFLEEFIDLYREQTCLWQTNSPEYRNRKLRQAAYDVLHQKYCQSRNVPAVSLTKIKSLIRKLRYYYDRLQQPNADRFRSQIWRRMSFIDSGRTPPKRKRSHSADTYRTIVYDCSECPRKFKRPAAYAKHILKTHPPTECPPCNENFNSADELVHHLLYMHRKETDCPLCKGGRNEWRNASHLSQHFFEHRCPTCAEIFRDGTNYRRHRAKCRNINRFRCKHCTSKFTSTLDFRRHAKVSHQEERPFRCEDCEISFKYLAPLAKHRRLHKRMQSYYAS; this comes from the exons ATGGAGGCAACAGCTGCAACGCGACAG TTCGCACACTTCGTTGACTTTTTGGAACACAGTCGCGCGGTGCACGGCCCCACAGTGCGACGT AGCGCGCTCTCCATCGTAGCGGAGGACACGCTGATTTCTGCACGCGGTAGT GTCTCCCATTTGAGTGCGCATAGTTGCGCTAGTCCCACGCTCACCGGCTCATCGCTCTCCAACAACGTCTCTGACAGCCACTTCGATCTGAACGCGCTCAAGCGCCAGTGTTTGCTGGATGTTATTGGACTGCTGAACAAGTGTTTCTGCATATGGCATCGGCCGTCGCGCGAGTGCATGCCGCGGAGTGAGCGTCTGCATGCCTACCAGTTGCTGCTGTTGAAGTTACGCGAGCATATGCCCTTCGTGACATTTCGCGATGCGCGCAGTATTGTACAGCAGATAATACATATCTACCTGCGGCATTTGCGGTTGGACGAAACCGATGAGGCGGCCCTGAAAGATCGTGTAGATGAAGACGCGGATGATTGGCGTCTGTCACGCCAGTTGCGCGCTATGAAATCGAAGGCGGTTTTGGATAAACTCACCTTTTTGCGCGGTTGTGATGAGAAGGATGTGGAGGAGCTCGTGCCGGACAAGCTTTGCACTTTCTGCAATATCGGGTTTCAAAACACCGAAACACTGTGGACTCACATGGTGAGCGCTCATTTACCATCGGCACGTAAACTGCAACGGAACAGTTATATAACGGCCGATACTTTGCACTCGGAATCCACAATGGATACAGTCTGTTCGAGTGGTAGACGTAGCCACTTATCACACGATACGGAAACGGAATCGCAAACCGTTTCCGAGCCGACTAACTTGAGACGCAGTCGTCGTCGCGGCATTTTTCGGAATAGACAACGCGTGCGTCCAAAAAACCAG CTACGCCAACGTCCACAGTCGGCAAGACATGCCAGAAGTGATGTAGACTCCGTTAGTGTAAAAACTAAA TCCTCCAGCTCACACCTTCCCGACTACTCCGATCAATTTCTCGAAGAGTTCATCGATCTCTACCGTGAACAGACATGCCTCTGGCAAACGAACTCACCCGAATACCGCAATCGTAAGCTTAGGCAAGCAGCGTACGATGTACTGCATCAGAAGTATTGTCAATCACGTAATGTGCCAGCGGTCAGTCTCACCAAGATCAAATCGCTAATACGTAAATTACGGTACTACTATGATcggctacaacaaccaaatgcTGACCGTTTTCGCAGTCAAATTTGGCGACGCATGTCATTCATTGATAGTGGTCGAACGCCACCGAAGCGTAAGCGTAGCCACAGCGCAGACACATACAGAACCATCGTGTACGACTGCAGTGAGTGTCCGCGTAAGTTTAAGCGACCCGCAGCTTACGCCAAGCATATACTCAAAACGCATCCACCAACCGAGTGTCCGCCGTGTAATGAGAATTTCAATAGCGCCGATGAGCTCGTACATCATCTACTCTATATGCATCGCAAGGAAACGGATTGTCCGCTGTGCAAAGGGGGTCGAAATGAATGGCGCAATGCGTCGCATCTCAGTCAACACTTCTTCGAGCATCGTTGCCCCACCTGCGCAGAGATCTTTCGCGATGGCACGAACTATCGACGGCATCGCGCCAAGTGTCGAAATATAAATCGCTTCCGTTGTAAACATTGTACTTCCAAGTTTACCAGCACCTTGGATTTTCGACGTCACGCGAAGGTCTCACATCAGGAGGAACGGCCGTTTCGTTGTGAGGATTGCGAAATTAGTTTTAAGTACTTAGCGCCATTGGCCAAGCATCGACGGCTCCACAAACGAATGCAATCCTACTATGCGTCGTGA
- the LOC105232057 gene encoding uncharacterized protein LOC105232057 isoform X1, with the protein MEATAATRQVCINLRPPHSYNVICNKCNSLPKFAHFVDFLEHSRAVHGPTVRRSALSIVAEDTLISARGSVSHLSAHSCASPTLTGSSLSNNVSDSHFDLNALKRQCLLDVIGLLNKCFCIWHRPSRECMPRSERLHAYQLLLLKLREHMPFVTFRDARSIVQQIIHIYLRHLRLDETDEAALKDRVDEDADDWRLSRQLRAMKSKAVLDKLTFLRGCDEKDVEELVPDKLCTFCNIGFQNTETLWTHMVSAHLPSARKLQRNSYITADTLHSESTMDTVCSSGRRSHLSHDTETESQTVSEPTNLRRSRRRGIFRNRQRVRPKNQVVSLKRLRQRPQSARHARSDVDSVSVKTKSSSSHLPDYSDQFLEEFIDLYREQTCLWQTNSPEYRNRKLRQAAYDVLHQKYCQSRNVPAVSLTKIKSLIRKLRYYYDRLQQPNADRFRSQIWRRMSFIDSGRTPPKRKRSHSADTYRTIVYDCSECPRKFKRPAAYAKHILKTHPPTECPPCNENFNSADELVHHLLYMHRKETDCPLCKGGRNEWRNASHLSQHFFEHRCPTCAEIFRDGTNYRRHRAKCRNINRFRCKHCTSKFTSTLDFRRHAKVSHQEERPFRCEDCEISFKYLAPLAKHRRLHKRMQSYYAS; encoded by the exons ATGGAGGCAACAGCTGCAACGCGACAGGTCTGTATCAACTTGAGACCGCCACATTCGTACAATGttatttgtaataaatgtaATTCGTTGCCGAAGTTCGCACACTTCGTTGACTTTTTGGAACACAGTCGCGCGGTGCACGGCCCCACAGTGCGACGT AGCGCGCTCTCCATCGTAGCGGAGGACACGCTGATTTCTGCACGCGGTAGT GTCTCCCATTTGAGTGCGCATAGTTGCGCTAGTCCCACGCTCACCGGCTCATCGCTCTCCAACAACGTCTCTGACAGCCACTTCGATCTGAACGCGCTCAAGCGCCAGTGTTTGCTGGATGTTATTGGACTGCTGAACAAGTGTTTCTGCATATGGCATCGGCCGTCGCGCGAGTGCATGCCGCGGAGTGAGCGTCTGCATGCCTACCAGTTGCTGCTGTTGAAGTTACGCGAGCATATGCCCTTCGTGACATTTCGCGATGCGCGCAGTATTGTACAGCAGATAATACATATCTACCTGCGGCATTTGCGGTTGGACGAAACCGATGAGGCGGCCCTGAAAGATCGTGTAGATGAAGACGCGGATGATTGGCGTCTGTCACGCCAGTTGCGCGCTATGAAATCGAAGGCGGTTTTGGATAAACTCACCTTTTTGCGCGGTTGTGATGAGAAGGATGTGGAGGAGCTCGTGCCGGACAAGCTTTGCACTTTCTGCAATATCGGGTTTCAAAACACCGAAACACTGTGGACTCACATGGTGAGCGCTCATTTACCATCGGCACGTAAACTGCAACGGAACAGTTATATAACGGCCGATACTTTGCACTCGGAATCCACAATGGATACAGTCTGTTCGAGTGGTAGACGTAGCCACTTATCACACGATACGGAAACGGAATCGCAAACCGTTTCCGAGCCGACTAACTTGAGACGCAGTCGTCGTCGCGGCATTTTTCGGAATAGACAACGCGTGCGTCCAAAAAACCAGGTGGTATCTCTGAAGCGG CTACGCCAACGTCCACAGTCGGCAAGACATGCCAGAAGTGATGTAGACTCCGTTAGTGTAAAAACTAAA TCCTCCAGCTCACACCTTCCCGACTACTCCGATCAATTTCTCGAAGAGTTCATCGATCTCTACCGTGAACAGACATGCCTCTGGCAAACGAACTCACCCGAATACCGCAATCGTAAGCTTAGGCAAGCAGCGTACGATGTACTGCATCAGAAGTATTGTCAATCACGTAATGTGCCAGCGGTCAGTCTCACCAAGATCAAATCGCTAATACGTAAATTACGGTACTACTATGATcggctacaacaaccaaatgcTGACCGTTTTCGCAGTCAAATTTGGCGACGCATGTCATTCATTGATAGTGGTCGAACGCCACCGAAGCGTAAGCGTAGCCACAGCGCAGACACATACAGAACCATCGTGTACGACTGCAGTGAGTGTCCGCGTAAGTTTAAGCGACCCGCAGCTTACGCCAAGCATATACTCAAAACGCATCCACCAACCGAGTGTCCGCCGTGTAATGAGAATTTCAATAGCGCCGATGAGCTCGTACATCATCTACTCTATATGCATCGCAAGGAAACGGATTGTCCGCTGTGCAAAGGGGGTCGAAATGAATGGCGCAATGCGTCGCATCTCAGTCAACACTTCTTCGAGCATCGTTGCCCCACCTGCGCAGAGATCTTTCGCGATGGCACGAACTATCGACGGCATCGCGCCAAGTGTCGAAATATAAATCGCTTCCGTTGTAAACATTGTACTTCCAAGTTTACCAGCACCTTGGATTTTCGACGTCACGCGAAGGTCTCACATCAGGAGGAACGGCCGTTTCGTTGTGAGGATTGCGAAATTAGTTTTAAGTACTTAGCGCCATTGGCCAAGCATCGACGGCTCCACAAACGAATGCAATCCTACTATGCGTCGTGA
- the LOC105232057 gene encoding uncharacterized protein LOC105232057 isoform X2 — protein sequence MEATAATRQFAHFVDFLEHSRAVHGPTVRRSALSIVAEDTLISARGSVSHLSAHSCASPTLTGSSLSNNVSDSHFDLNALKRQCLLDVIGLLNKCFCIWHRPSRECMPRSERLHAYQLLLLKLREHMPFVTFRDARSIVQQIIHIYLRHLRLDETDEAALKDRVDEDADDWRLSRQLRAMKSKAVLDKLTFLRGCDEKDVEELVPDKLCTFCNIGFQNTETLWTHMVSAHLPSARKLQRNSYITADTLHSESTMDTVCSSGRRSHLSHDTETESQTVSEPTNLRRSRRRGIFRNRQRVRPKNQVVSLKRLRQRPQSARHARSDVDSVSVKTKSSSSHLPDYSDQFLEEFIDLYREQTCLWQTNSPEYRNRKLRQAAYDVLHQKYCQSRNVPAVSLTKIKSLIRKLRYYYDRLQQPNADRFRSQIWRRMSFIDSGRTPPKRKRSHSADTYRTIVYDCSECPRKFKRPAAYAKHILKTHPPTECPPCNENFNSADELVHHLLYMHRKETDCPLCKGGRNEWRNASHLSQHFFEHRCPTCAEIFRDGTNYRRHRAKCRNINRFRCKHCTSKFTSTLDFRRHAKVSHQEERPFRCEDCEISFKYLAPLAKHRRLHKRMQSYYAS from the exons ATGGAGGCAACAGCTGCAACGCGACAG TTCGCACACTTCGTTGACTTTTTGGAACACAGTCGCGCGGTGCACGGCCCCACAGTGCGACGT AGCGCGCTCTCCATCGTAGCGGAGGACACGCTGATTTCTGCACGCGGTAGT GTCTCCCATTTGAGTGCGCATAGTTGCGCTAGTCCCACGCTCACCGGCTCATCGCTCTCCAACAACGTCTCTGACAGCCACTTCGATCTGAACGCGCTCAAGCGCCAGTGTTTGCTGGATGTTATTGGACTGCTGAACAAGTGTTTCTGCATATGGCATCGGCCGTCGCGCGAGTGCATGCCGCGGAGTGAGCGTCTGCATGCCTACCAGTTGCTGCTGTTGAAGTTACGCGAGCATATGCCCTTCGTGACATTTCGCGATGCGCGCAGTATTGTACAGCAGATAATACATATCTACCTGCGGCATTTGCGGTTGGACGAAACCGATGAGGCGGCCCTGAAAGATCGTGTAGATGAAGACGCGGATGATTGGCGTCTGTCACGCCAGTTGCGCGCTATGAAATCGAAGGCGGTTTTGGATAAACTCACCTTTTTGCGCGGTTGTGATGAGAAGGATGTGGAGGAGCTCGTGCCGGACAAGCTTTGCACTTTCTGCAATATCGGGTTTCAAAACACCGAAACACTGTGGACTCACATGGTGAGCGCTCATTTACCATCGGCACGTAAACTGCAACGGAACAGTTATATAACGGCCGATACTTTGCACTCGGAATCCACAATGGATACAGTCTGTTCGAGTGGTAGACGTAGCCACTTATCACACGATACGGAAACGGAATCGCAAACCGTTTCCGAGCCGACTAACTTGAGACGCAGTCGTCGTCGCGGCATTTTTCGGAATAGACAACGCGTGCGTCCAAAAAACCAGGTGGTATCTCTGAAGCGG CTACGCCAACGTCCACAGTCGGCAAGACATGCCAGAAGTGATGTAGACTCCGTTAGTGTAAAAACTAAA TCCTCCAGCTCACACCTTCCCGACTACTCCGATCAATTTCTCGAAGAGTTCATCGATCTCTACCGTGAACAGACATGCCTCTGGCAAACGAACTCACCCGAATACCGCAATCGTAAGCTTAGGCAAGCAGCGTACGATGTACTGCATCAGAAGTATTGTCAATCACGTAATGTGCCAGCGGTCAGTCTCACCAAGATCAAATCGCTAATACGTAAATTACGGTACTACTATGATcggctacaacaaccaaatgcTGACCGTTTTCGCAGTCAAATTTGGCGACGCATGTCATTCATTGATAGTGGTCGAACGCCACCGAAGCGTAAGCGTAGCCACAGCGCAGACACATACAGAACCATCGTGTACGACTGCAGTGAGTGTCCGCGTAAGTTTAAGCGACCCGCAGCTTACGCCAAGCATATACTCAAAACGCATCCACCAACCGAGTGTCCGCCGTGTAATGAGAATTTCAATAGCGCCGATGAGCTCGTACATCATCTACTCTATATGCATCGCAAGGAAACGGATTGTCCGCTGTGCAAAGGGGGTCGAAATGAATGGCGCAATGCGTCGCATCTCAGTCAACACTTCTTCGAGCATCGTTGCCCCACCTGCGCAGAGATCTTTCGCGATGGCACGAACTATCGACGGCATCGCGCCAAGTGTCGAAATATAAATCGCTTCCGTTGTAAACATTGTACTTCCAAGTTTACCAGCACCTTGGATTTTCGACGTCACGCGAAGGTCTCACATCAGGAGGAACGGCCGTTTCGTTGTGAGGATTGCGAAATTAGTTTTAAGTACTTAGCGCCATTGGCCAAGCATCGACGGCTCCACAAACGAATGCAATCCTACTATGCGTCGTGA
- the LOC105232057 gene encoding zinc finger protein 711 isoform X4, which translates to MEATAATRQSALSIVAEDTLISARGSVSHLSAHSCASPTLTGSSLSNNVSDSHFDLNALKRQCLLDVIGLLNKCFCIWHRPSRECMPRSERLHAYQLLLLKLREHMPFVTFRDARSIVQQIIHIYLRHLRLDETDEAALKDRVDEDADDWRLSRQLRAMKSKAVLDKLTFLRGCDEKDVEELVPDKLCTFCNIGFQNTETLWTHMVSAHLPSARKLQRNSYITADTLHSESTMDTVCSSGRRSHLSHDTETESQTVSEPTNLRRSRRRGIFRNRQRVRPKNQVVSLKRLRQRPQSARHARSDVDSVSVKTKSSSSHLPDYSDQFLEEFIDLYREQTCLWQTNSPEYRNRKLRQAAYDVLHQKYCQSRNVPAVSLTKIKSLIRKLRYYYDRLQQPNADRFRSQIWRRMSFIDSGRTPPKRKRSHSADTYRTIVYDCSECPRKFKRPAAYAKHILKTHPPTECPPCNENFNSADELVHHLLYMHRKETDCPLCKGGRNEWRNASHLSQHFFEHRCPTCAEIFRDGTNYRRHRAKCRNINRFRCKHCTSKFTSTLDFRRHAKVSHQEERPFRCEDCEISFKYLAPLAKHRRLHKRMQSYYAS; encoded by the exons ATGGAGGCAACAGCTGCAACGCGACAG AGCGCGCTCTCCATCGTAGCGGAGGACACGCTGATTTCTGCACGCGGTAGT GTCTCCCATTTGAGTGCGCATAGTTGCGCTAGTCCCACGCTCACCGGCTCATCGCTCTCCAACAACGTCTCTGACAGCCACTTCGATCTGAACGCGCTCAAGCGCCAGTGTTTGCTGGATGTTATTGGACTGCTGAACAAGTGTTTCTGCATATGGCATCGGCCGTCGCGCGAGTGCATGCCGCGGAGTGAGCGTCTGCATGCCTACCAGTTGCTGCTGTTGAAGTTACGCGAGCATATGCCCTTCGTGACATTTCGCGATGCGCGCAGTATTGTACAGCAGATAATACATATCTACCTGCGGCATTTGCGGTTGGACGAAACCGATGAGGCGGCCCTGAAAGATCGTGTAGATGAAGACGCGGATGATTGGCGTCTGTCACGCCAGTTGCGCGCTATGAAATCGAAGGCGGTTTTGGATAAACTCACCTTTTTGCGCGGTTGTGATGAGAAGGATGTGGAGGAGCTCGTGCCGGACAAGCTTTGCACTTTCTGCAATATCGGGTTTCAAAACACCGAAACACTGTGGACTCACATGGTGAGCGCTCATTTACCATCGGCACGTAAACTGCAACGGAACAGTTATATAACGGCCGATACTTTGCACTCGGAATCCACAATGGATACAGTCTGTTCGAGTGGTAGACGTAGCCACTTATCACACGATACGGAAACGGAATCGCAAACCGTTTCCGAGCCGACTAACTTGAGACGCAGTCGTCGTCGCGGCATTTTTCGGAATAGACAACGCGTGCGTCCAAAAAACCAGGTGGTATCTCTGAAGCGG CTACGCCAACGTCCACAGTCGGCAAGACATGCCAGAAGTGATGTAGACTCCGTTAGTGTAAAAACTAAA TCCTCCAGCTCACACCTTCCCGACTACTCCGATCAATTTCTCGAAGAGTTCATCGATCTCTACCGTGAACAGACATGCCTCTGGCAAACGAACTCACCCGAATACCGCAATCGTAAGCTTAGGCAAGCAGCGTACGATGTACTGCATCAGAAGTATTGTCAATCACGTAATGTGCCAGCGGTCAGTCTCACCAAGATCAAATCGCTAATACGTAAATTACGGTACTACTATGATcggctacaacaaccaaatgcTGACCGTTTTCGCAGTCAAATTTGGCGACGCATGTCATTCATTGATAGTGGTCGAACGCCACCGAAGCGTAAGCGTAGCCACAGCGCAGACACATACAGAACCATCGTGTACGACTGCAGTGAGTGTCCGCGTAAGTTTAAGCGACCCGCAGCTTACGCCAAGCATATACTCAAAACGCATCCACCAACCGAGTGTCCGCCGTGTAATGAGAATTTCAATAGCGCCGATGAGCTCGTACATCATCTACTCTATATGCATCGCAAGGAAACGGATTGTCCGCTGTGCAAAGGGGGTCGAAATGAATGGCGCAATGCGTCGCATCTCAGTCAACACTTCTTCGAGCATCGTTGCCCCACCTGCGCAGAGATCTTTCGCGATGGCACGAACTATCGACGGCATCGCGCCAAGTGTCGAAATATAAATCGCTTCCGTTGTAAACATTGTACTTCCAAGTTTACCAGCACCTTGGATTTTCGACGTCACGCGAAGGTCTCACATCAGGAGGAACGGCCGTTTCGTTGTGAGGATTGCGAAATTAGTTTTAAGTACTTAGCGCCATTGGCCAAGCATCGACGGCTCCACAAACGAATGCAATCCTACTATGCGTCGTGA